In Azospirillaceae bacterium, a genomic segment contains:
- a CDS encoding diguanylate cyclase produces MNESPLPSAAGLAGVVDEHLRWIGLWHRAAFFNQGDGSVVPAPVAFPAWVRGASGSELADQPAIDRLIALHDQMHRMARLVQMRAAEGQPPSLPAYEAVIEKFDEFMQLLRRIERAFSIAGSGIDPLTGLRNRTGLREEMEREVNRFRRTGRPFCIALCDLDKFKTVNDTYGHEAGDRVLMAAAGAVNQGIRSFDEAFRLGGEEILILLKDANLTDGYAVVERLRQDMEAMAVAIGGGRSIRFTASFGLAEARSDCDPEDLVAEADTALYAAKRQGRNQVVRAG; encoded by the coding sequence ATGAACGAGTCCCCCCTTCCATCGGCCGCCGGTCTGGCCGGCGTGGTGGATGAGCATCTTCGGTGGATCGGCCTGTGGCATCGCGCGGCGTTCTTCAACCAGGGTGACGGCAGCGTCGTGCCCGCGCCTGTGGCCTTCCCCGCCTGGGTGCGCGGCGCCTCGGGCAGTGAGCTGGCGGACCAGCCCGCCATCGACCGCCTGATCGCCCTGCATGACCAGATGCACCGCATGGCCCGCCTGGTGCAGATGCGCGCGGCCGAAGGGCAGCCGCCCTCGCTGCCGGCATATGAGGCGGTGATCGAGAAGTTTGACGAGTTCATGCAGCTGCTGCGCCGGATCGAGCGGGCGTTCAGCATCGCCGGCAGTGGCATCGATCCCCTGACCGGCCTGCGCAACCGCACCGGCCTGCGGGAGGAGATGGAGCGTGAGGTCAACCGCTTCCGCCGCACCGGCCGGCCCTTCTGCATCGCGCTGTGCGATCTCGACAAGTTCAAGACGGTCAACGACACCTATGGGCACGAGGCTGGCGACCGCGTGCTGATGGCCGCCGCCGGCGCCGTCAACCAGGGCATCCGCAGCTTTGATGAGGCCTTCCGCCTGGGTGGCGAGGAGATCCTGATCCTGCTGAAGGACGCCAACCTGACCGATGGCTACGCCGTGGTGGAACGCCTGCGCCAGGATATGGAGGCGATGGCCGTCGCCATCGGCGGCGGGCGCAGCATCCGCTTCACCGCCAGCTTCGGCCTGGCCGAGGCGCGGTCCGATTGCGACCCCGAGGATCTGGTGGCCGAGGCCGATACCGCACTTTACGCCGCCAAGCGCCAGGGCCGTAATCAGGTCGTTCGGGCGGGCTGA
- a CDS encoding tetratricopeptide repeat protein — protein MAEALVLAADGVVGPEAKAALAKALALNPKEPRARYYDGLATRQAGDLKGAVSRWAALLAESPADASWVPFLRGQLGEAASEAGMDPAAVTPQPLPPVNPPPVTAAPGPTSDDMAAASGMSTGDRSAMIRGMVDRLAARLKDKPDDGEGWSRLARAYRVLGENDKAVEAEANAKRYGATVSQAAPTVPPGLPDPSTMTPEQKSATVKSLLAQLQAAAEKEPAKPEGWRHLAQAYEVTGDVAKAREAWAKAVAAAPDDVDTNLAYARVLLPADGGHPPSAFFTALRVVLKAVPDNPQALWYLGLDAADAGRKDEAKALWGRLLPLLPEGSDDRKELEGRLKALNG, from the coding sequence ATGGCTGAGGCGCTGGTGCTGGCGGCCGACGGCGTGGTCGGGCCGGAGGCCAAGGCCGCCCTGGCCAAGGCGCTGGCCCTGAACCCCAAGGAACCGCGGGCGCGTTATTACGATGGCTTGGCCACCCGCCAGGCGGGCGACCTGAAGGGCGCCGTCAGCCGCTGGGCCGCCCTGCTGGCCGAAAGCCCGGCCGATGCGTCCTGGGTCCCCTTCCTGCGGGGGCAGTTGGGCGAGGCCGCCAGCGAGGCCGGCATGGACCCGGCGGCGGTGACGCCGCAACCCCTCCCGCCCGTCAACCCGCCGCCGGTCACCGCGGCGCCCGGGCCGACATCGGATGACATGGCGGCGGCGTCCGGCATGTCGACCGGCGACCGGTCCGCCATGATCCGCGGCATGGTCGATCGCCTGGCCGCCCGCCTGAAGGACAAACCCGACGACGGTGAAGGCTGGAGCCGCCTGGCCCGCGCCTACCGCGTGCTGGGCGAAAACGACAAGGCGGTGGAGGCCGAGGCCAACGCCAAGCGCTACGGCGCCACGGTGTCCCAAGCGGCACCCACGGTGCCGCCCGGCCTGCCCGACCCGTCCACCATGACGCCGGAGCAGAAAAGCGCCACGGTGAAGTCGCTGCTGGCCCAGCTTCAGGCGGCGGCGGAGAAGGAACCGGCCAAGCCCGAGGGCTGGCGTCACCTGGCCCAGGCGTACGAGGTGACGGGCGATGTGGCCAAGGCGCGTGAGGCCTGGGCCAAGGCCGTGGCGGCCGCCCCCGATGACGTGGACACCAACCTGGCCTATGCCCGCGTGCTGCTGCCGGCCGATGGCGGCCACCCGCCGTCGGCCTTCTTCACGGCTCTGCGCGTGGTGCTGAAGGCCGTGCCCGACAATCCCCAGGCGTTGTGGTACCTGGGCCTGGACGCGGCCGACGCGGGCCGCAAGGACGAGGCCAAGGCCCTGTGGGGCCGCCTGCTGCCCCTGTTGCCCGAGGGGTCGGACGACCGCAAGGAACTGGAAGGCCGGCTGAAGGCCCTGAACGGTTGA
- the ccmI gene encoding c-type cytochrome biogenesis protein CcmI: MIAFWIAAALLTAGVLLALLRPLMVPPKTVDAGTPEVDIYKDQMAEVERDVARGLLTDDQATAARAEVGRRLLAASSRAKAAAPSASAAPKPARKLATALMVAVPLLTMGIYLRLGSPDLPAQPAAARTDQGPAQQAQAVLKTLQDRVAANPKDLEAWKALATTQGMLNQNDQAATSWAQAVAPGAG; encoded by the coding sequence ATGATCGCGTTCTGGATCGCGGCGGCCCTGCTGACCGCCGGCGTGCTGCTGGCCCTGCTGCGCCCGCTGATGGTGCCGCCCAAGACGGTGGATGCCGGCACGCCCGAGGTCGACATCTACAAGGATCAGATGGCGGAGGTTGAGCGCGATGTGGCGCGCGGCCTGCTGACCGACGACCAGGCGACGGCCGCGCGGGCGGAGGTCGGGCGCCGGCTGCTGGCGGCCTCGAGCCGGGCCAAGGCGGCTGCACCGTCGGCGTCGGCGGCGCCCAAGCCGGCGCGCAAGCTGGCCACCGCGCTGATGGTGGCCGTGCCGCTGCTGACCATGGGCATCTACCTGCGTCTGGGCAGTCCCGACCTGCCGGCCCAGCCGGCGGCGGCCCGCACCGACCAGGGGCCCGCCCAGCAGGCCCAGGCGGTGCTGAAGACGTTGCAGGATCGGGTGGCGGCGAACCCGAAAGACCTTGAGGCATGGAAGGCGCTGGCCACCACCCAGGGCATGCTGAACCAGAACGACCAGGCGGCCACCTCCTGGGCCCAGGCCGTGGCCCCTGGCGCCGGATGA
- a CDS encoding cytochrome c-type biogenesis protein CcmH has protein sequence MRRGLSALALSAVLLSANAWAVQPDEMLSDPAMEARARAISKDLRCLVCQNQSIDDSDAPLARDLRLLLRERLVKGDTDTQAVAFLTDRYGDYVLLRPPVKPATYLLWFGPFALLLGGGLVLVLKGRRRAEAVAPPLSAEEKAQLAVLMREDDEGKGPA, from the coding sequence GTGAGACGGGGACTTTCCGCTCTGGCCCTGTCGGCCGTCCTGCTGTCGGCCAACGCCTGGGCCGTCCAGCCGGATGAGATGCTGTCCGACCCGGCGATGGAGGCGCGGGCGCGCGCCATCTCCAAGGATTTGCGCTGCCTGGTCTGCCAGAACCAGTCCATCGACGACAGTGACGCGCCCCTGGCGCGCGACCTGCGCCTGCTGCTGCGTGAGCGGTTGGTGAAGGGGGACACCGACACGCAGGCGGTGGCTTTCCTGACCGACCGTTACGGCGACTACGTCCTGCTGCGTCCGCCGGTGAAACCGGCGACCTATCTGCTGTGGTTCGGGCCCTTCGCCCTGCTGTTGGGCGGTGGCCTGGTGCTGGTGCTGAAAGGCCGGCGGCGGGCGGAGGCGGTGGCCCCGCCGCTGTCGGCGGAGGAAAAGGCGCAACTGGCCGTGCTGATGCGTGAAGACGATGAGGGGAAGGGCCCGGCATGA
- a CDS encoding DsbE family thiol:disulfide interchange protein, giving the protein MRRLMFLIPLVLFLGLAGWFGVRLKQMDRGDTPDILPSVMIDKPVPDFDLPPLVDGQPGVASTGLGNGKVQLVNFWASWCAPCRVEHPLLLNMAGQGIDIRGIDYKDKAADGQAWLAREGNPFSAVAMDYDGRTAIDFGVYGVPETYVIDRQGRIRYRQVGPITPQDLQNRILPLIKELSK; this is encoded by the coding sequence ATGCGTCGCCTGATGTTCCTGATTCCCCTGGTGCTGTTCCTGGGTCTGGCCGGCTGGTTCGGCGTGCGCCTGAAACAGATGGACCGGGGCGACACGCCCGACATCCTGCCGTCGGTCATGATCGACAAGCCGGTCCCGGACTTCGACCTGCCGCCCCTGGTGGACGGCCAGCCGGGTGTCGCCTCCACCGGTCTGGGCAACGGCAAGGTCCAGCTGGTCAACTTCTGGGCCAGCTGGTGCGCGCCCTGCCGGGTGGAACATCCCCTGCTGCTGAACATGGCGGGGCAGGGCATCGACATCCGCGGCATCGACTACAAGGACAAGGCGGCCGACGGCCAGGCCTGGCTGGCGCGCGAGGGCAACCCGTTCAGCGCCGTCGCCATGGACTATGACGGCCGCACCGCCATCGATTTCGGCGTCTACGGCGTGCCGGAGACCTACGTCATCGACCGCCAGGGCCGCATCCGCTATCGCCAGGTCGGCCCCATCACCCCGCAGGATCTGCAGAACCGCATCCTGCCCCTGATCAAAGAGCTGTCGAAATGA
- a CDS encoding heme lyase CcmF/NrfE family subunit gives MIPELGHYALVLALSLALIQSVVPLWGAARGKMALMEVGRTAAYCQFAALALAFGALEYAHIVSDFSVLNVVQNSHTDKPMLYKVAGVWGNHEGSLVLWVLILALFGALVAAFGRNLPASLRARVLAVQGMIGVGFLLFMVETSNPFTRVDPAPLNGHDLNPLLQDPGLAFHPPFLYLGYVGFSLCFSFAAGALLEGRVDAAWARWVRPWTLIAWSSLTLGIAMGSWWSYYTLGWGGWWFWDPVENASLMPWLAGTALLHSAIVVEKRDTLKSWTILLAIITFALSLMGTFLVRSGVLTSVHAFASDPARGVFILALLVVATGGALLLYAVRAPVLKAGGLFSPISREGGLVLNNLLLSTACATVFLGTLYPLFMDAVGGGKISIGPPFFNATFLPLMVPLIAVMALGPMLSWKRADLAGVLGRLWIAGVVGVVAALAGLWLAGTKPVLALLALGLAGWVVMGSMVEVVERIRLFRIPLADSLHRARHLPRGVWGTALAHAGMGVAVAGMVGTSAWTAEAIQVLHIGQSVDLAGYSFRLDDVVEAPGPNYTARRAQLTVTRHGDFVAKLAPEQRFYPVTRMTTTGAAIHTNFFSDLYAVVGEPAPDGTGYNTRFYRHPLVPWIWVGAILMMAGGLVSLSDRRLRVGVPQKRAAVPAAVAPAE, from the coding sequence ATGATCCCCGAGCTTGGACATTACGCGCTGGTGCTGGCGCTCAGCCTGGCCCTGATCCAGTCGGTCGTGCCCCTGTGGGGGGCGGCGCGCGGCAAGATGGCGTTGATGGAGGTGGGACGCACGGCGGCCTACTGCCAGTTCGCGGCCTTGGCGCTGGCGTTCGGCGCCCTGGAATACGCCCACATCGTCTCGGACTTCAGCGTCCTGAACGTCGTGCAGAACAGCCACACCGACAAGCCCATGCTCTATAAAGTGGCCGGCGTCTGGGGCAACCACGAGGGCTCGCTGGTCCTGTGGGTGCTGATCCTGGCGCTGTTCGGCGCCCTGGTCGCCGCCTTCGGTCGCAACCTGCCGGCATCCCTGCGCGCCCGCGTCCTGGCGGTGCAGGGCATGATCGGCGTCGGTTTCCTGCTGTTCATGGTGGAAACCAGCAACCCCTTCACCCGGGTGGATCCGGCACCCCTGAACGGTCATGACCTGAACCCGCTGCTGCAGGACCCGGGCCTGGCCTTCCATCCGCCCTTCCTCTACCTGGGTTATGTCGGCTTCTCCCTCTGCTTCTCCTTCGCTGCCGGCGCGCTGCTGGAGGGGCGGGTGGACGCCGCCTGGGCGCGCTGGGTGCGGCCCTGGACCCTGATCGCCTGGTCGTCGCTGACCCTGGGCATCGCCATGGGGTCGTGGTGGTCCTACTACACCCTGGGCTGGGGCGGCTGGTGGTTCTGGGACCCGGTGGAAAACGCCAGCCTGATGCCCTGGCTGGCTGGCACGGCGCTGCTGCATTCCGCCATCGTGGTGGAAAAGCGCGACACGCTGAAAAGCTGGACCATCCTGCTGGCCATCATCACCTTCGCCTTGTCGCTGATGGGCACCTTCCTGGTGCGCTCCGGCGTGCTGACGTCGGTCCACGCCTTCGCGTCCGACCCGGCGCGCGGCGTCTTCATCCTGGCCCTGCTGGTGGTGGCCACCGGCGGCGCCCTGCTGCTCTATGCCGTGCGGGCGCCGGTGCTGAAGGCCGGCGGCCTGTTTTCCCCCATCAGCCGCGAGGGTGGGCTGGTGCTGAACAATCTGCTGCTGTCCACCGCCTGCGCCACCGTCTTTCTGGGCACGCTCTACCCCCTGTTCATGGACGCGGTCGGTGGCGGCAAAATCTCCATCGGCCCGCCCTTCTTCAACGCCACCTTCCTGCCGCTGATGGTGCCGCTGATCGCCGTCATGGCGTTGGGCCCGATGCTGTCGTGGAAGCGGGCGGACCTGGCCGGTGTGCTGGGCCGCCTGTGGATCGCCGGTGTGGTCGGCGTGGTCGCGGCCCTGGCCGGCCTGTGGCTGGCGGGCACCAAGCCGGTGCTGGCGCTGCTGGCCCTGGGCCTGGCCGGCTGGGTGGTCATGGGATCGATGGTTGAGGTGGTGGAGCGTATCCGCCTGTTCCGCATCCCGCTGGCCGACAGCCTGCATCGCGCCCGCCACCTGCCGCGCGGCGTCTGGGGCACGGCCCTGGCCCATGCCGGCATGGGCGTGGCGGTGGCCGGCATGGTCGGCACGTCGGCCTGGACGGCGGAGGCCATCCAGGTGCTGCACATCGGGCAGTCGGTGGACTTGGCCGGCTACAGTTTCCGCCTGGATGACGTGGTCGAGGCGCCGGGGCCCAACTACACCGCCCGGCGCGCCCAGCTGACCGTCACCCGCCACGGCGATTTCGTGGCCAAGCTGGCGCCGGAGCAGCGCTTCTACCCCGTCACCCGCATGACGACGACTGGGGCTGCCATCCACACCAATTTCTTCAGCGACCTTTACGCTGTGGTGGGTGAACCGGCGCCGGACGGCACCGGCTACAACACCCGTTTCTACCGCCACCCGCTGGTGCCGTGGATCTGGGTGGGCGCCATCCTGATGATGGCCGGCGGCCTGGTCAGCCTGTCCGATCGCCGCCTGCGCGTGGGCGTGCCGCAAAAGCGCGCCGCCGTTCCGGCCGCCGTCGCCCCCGCCGAATAA
- the ccmE gene encoding cytochrome c maturation protein CcmE has product MTRKRRRLMILVLALLCLGTATALTLSAFRDNIVFFYSPSDLAARPPGARTVRIGGLVEAGSLKHDAGMTVTFQVTDTARSLPVTYTGILPDLFREGQGVVAEGKLGADGTFVATELLAKHDEKYMPPDVADALKRAGHPGKPGENAPVAAGEEHQTSTLRTNP; this is encoded by the coding sequence ATGACCCGCAAGCGCCGCCGCCTGATGATCCTGGTGCTGGCCCTGCTGTGCCTGGGCACCGCCACCGCGCTTACCCTGTCGGCCTTCCGCGACAACATCGTCTTCTTCTACAGCCCGTCCGACCTGGCGGCCCGGCCGCCGGGGGCGCGCACCGTGCGCATCGGCGGCCTGGTGGAGGCCGGCAGCCTGAAGCATGACGCCGGCATGACCGTCACCTTCCAGGTGACCGATACCGCCCGGTCGCTGCCCGTCACCTACACCGGCATCCTGCCCGACCTGTTCCGTGAGGGGCAGGGCGTGGTGGCGGAGGGCAAGCTGGGTGCGGACGGTACCTTCGTCGCCACCGAACTGCTGGCCAAGCATGATGAGAAGTACATGCCGCCCGACGTGGCCGACGCGCTGAAGCGGGCGGGGCACCCCGGCAAGCCGGGCGAGAACGCCCCCGTCGCCGCGGGGGAGGAACACCAGACCTCCACCCTGCGCACCAATCCCTGA
- the ccmD gene encoding heme exporter protein CcmD, translating to MDGFLSMGGYAAYVWSSYGAAALVLVGLLALSLTGLRRVERTLAALEQAQPRRRRGKAAAPTVTPATEGSSGGAA from the coding sequence ATGGACGGGTTCCTGTCGATGGGCGGATACGCCGCCTATGTCTGGTCATCCTACGGGGCTGCCGCCTTGGTCCTGGTGGGCCTGTTGGCGCTCAGCCTCACGGGGCTGCGCCGCGTGGAACGCACGCTGGCGGCACTGGAACAGGCCCAGCCCCGCCGCCGGCGCGGCAAGGCCGCCGCGCCCACCGTCACGCCCGCCACGGAAGGTTCATCCGGGGGGGCGGCATGA
- a CDS encoding heme ABC transporter permease has protein sequence MHRFANPARFLKIANAVLPWAAGLSAVCFVAGLYLALVASPPDYQQKDTVRIMYIHVPAAWMSMFTYTTMAVAAAAALVWKHPLAEVYAKAAAPLGAGFTALCLLTGSLWGAPMWGTWWVWDARLTSVLVLFFLYLGYMALVDAFDDPARGAKAGNILLLVGAVNVPIIKFSVEWWNTLHQPASVFRLGGPTIAASMLWPLLILAVAFQSYFVAVVILRVRAGLLARRVQTLRLGQVG, from the coding sequence ATGCATCGCTTCGCCAACCCCGCCCGCTTCCTGAAGATCGCCAACGCCGTGCTGCCCTGGGCCGCGGGCCTGTCGGCGGTCTGCTTCGTGGCGGGGTTGTATCTGGCGCTGGTGGCCTCGCCGCCCGACTATCAGCAGAAGGACACGGTGCGCATCATGTACATCCACGTGCCCGCCGCGTGGATGAGCATGTTCACCTACACCACCATGGCCGTGGCCGCCGCCGCGGCCCTGGTGTGGAAGCATCCGCTGGCCGAGGTCTACGCCAAGGCCGCCGCCCCGCTGGGCGCCGGTTTCACCGCCCTCTGCCTGCTGACCGGGTCGCTGTGGGGTGCCCCGATGTGGGGCACCTGGTGGGTGTGGGACGCCCGCCTGACCAGCGTGCTGGTGCTGTTCTTCCTGTACCTGGGCTACATGGCCCTGGTGGACGCCTTCGACGACCCGGCGCGGGGTGCCAAGGCCGGCAACATCCTGCTGCTGGTGGGGGCGGTGAACGTGCCCATCATCAAGTTCTCGGTGGAATGGTGGAACACCCTGCACCAGCCGGCCAGCGTCTTCCGCCTGGGCGGTCCCACCATCGCCGCCAGCATGCTGTGGCCGCTGCTGATCCTGGCGGTGGCGTTCCAGAGCTATTTCGTGGCCGTGGTCATCCTGCGGGTGCGGGCCGGTTTGCTGGCCCGGCGGGTGCAGACCCTGAGGCTGGGACAAGTTGGCTGA
- the ccmB gene encoding heme exporter protein CcmB → MVRLILRDLRLVLRQGSDATAALMFFVLCVVLFPFGVGPEPNVLARIAPGVLLIAALLAALLSMERLFQGDFEDGSLELLLLSPLPAELVAVAKVVAHWLVTGLPLMIVAPLLALLLRMPAGSLGLLAGVLALATPLLSLIGAVGAALTLGARRSGVLLPLLVLPLYIPVLIFAAAGLDAGLSGLSPRPHLLLLGGMLCGALVLAPLAIAAALRAAHE, encoded by the coding sequence ATGGTCCGCCTGATCCTGCGCGACCTGCGCCTGGTGCTGCGCCAAGGCAGCGATGCCACCGCCGCCCTGATGTTTTTCGTCCTCTGTGTGGTGCTGTTCCCCTTCGGCGTGGGGCCGGAACCCAATGTCCTGGCCCGTATCGCCCCCGGCGTGCTGCTGATCGCCGCCCTGCTGGCGGCCTTGCTGTCGATGGAGCGCCTGTTCCAGGGGGATTTCGAGGACGGCAGCCTGGAACTGCTGCTGCTGTCGCCCCTGCCGGCGGAACTGGTGGCGGTGGCCAAGGTGGTGGCCCACTGGCTGGTCACCGGCCTGCCGCTGATGATCGTGGCACCCTTGCTGGCCCTGCTGCTGCGCATGCCGGCGGGATCGCTGGGCCTGCTGGCGGGCGTGCTGGCCCTGGCCACGCCCCTGCTCAGCCTGATCGGTGCCGTGGGGGCGGCGCTGACCCTGGGTGCCCGGCGCAGCGGCGTGCTGCTGCCCCTGCTGGTGCTGCCGCTCTATATCCCCGTGCTGATCTTCGCCGCCGCCGGCCTGGACGCCGGCCTCAGCGGCCTGTCACCCCGGCCGCACCTGCTGCTGCTGGGCGGCATGCTGTGCGGCGCCCTGGTCTTGGCCCCCCTGGCCATCGCTGCGGCGTTGCGGGCGGCGCATGAATGA
- a CDS encoding type III PLP-dependent enzyme has protein sequence MTEKIARFFAENTPATPCLVVDLDVVANNYDKLHEALPEARIFYAVKANPAPEILKLLVEQGSCFDTASIPEIQYCLQAGATPDRVSFGNTIKKASDIARAHALGIGLFAFDSMEELEKIAEHAPGARVFCRILTSGEGADWPLSRKFGCEPEMATELLLAAASMNVVPYGVSFHVGSQQRDLTQWDFALAQTAQIFRDLEEKGVMLRMVNMGGGFATRYLKDIPSESEYGNAIEDSLRKHFGNRLPETIIEPGRSMVGNAGVIRSEVVLISRKSHRDDRRWVYLDIGKFGGLAETMDEAIKYKIQTPHDGGPAEPVILAGPTCDSADVLYEKTDYPLPVDLRIGDKIDILATGAYTTTYSAVNFNGFSPLASYYI, from the coding sequence ATGACCGAGAAGATCGCCCGTTTTTTCGCTGAGAACACCCCCGCCACCCCTTGCCTGGTGGTCGATCTGGACGTGGTCGCGAACAACTACGACAAGCTGCACGAAGCGCTGCCCGAGGCGCGCATCTTCTACGCCGTGAAGGCCAATCCGGCGCCCGAGATCCTGAAGCTGCTGGTCGAGCAGGGGTCCTGCTTCGACACCGCCAGCATTCCCGAAATCCAGTATTGCCTCCAGGCCGGCGCCACGCCGGACCGCGTCAGCTTCGGCAACACCATCAAGAAGGCGTCGGACATCGCCCGCGCCCACGCGCTGGGCATCGGCCTGTTCGCCTTCGACAGCATGGAAGAGCTGGAGAAGATCGCCGAGCATGCCCCCGGCGCCCGCGTCTTCTGCCGCATCCTGACCTCGGGCGAGGGTGCCGACTGGCCCCTGTCGCGCAAGTTCGGTTGCGAGCCGGAAATGGCGACGGAGCTGCTGCTGGCCGCCGCATCCATGAACGTCGTGCCCTACGGCGTGTCCTTCCACGTCGGTTCGCAGCAGCGCGACCTGACCCAGTGGGACTTCGCCCTGGCGCAGACCGCCCAGATCTTCCGCGACCTGGAAGAAAAGGGCGTGATGCTGCGCATGGTCAACATGGGCGGTGGTTTCGCCACCCGCTACCTGAAGGACATCCCCAGCGAGAGCGAATACGGCAACGCCATCGAGGACTCGCTGCGCAAGCACTTCGGCAACCGCCTGCCCGAGACCATCATCGAGCCGGGCCGCAGCATGGTGGGCAACGCCGGCGTGATCCGGTCGGAAGTGGTGCTGATCTCGCGCAAGTCGCACCGCGACGACCGCCGCTGGGTCTACCTGGACATCGGCAAGTTCGGCGGCCTGGCCGAGACCATGGACGAGGCCATCAAGTACAAGATCCAGACCCCCCACGACGGCGGCCCGGCCGAGCCCGTCATCCTGGCCGGCCCGACCTGCGACAGCGCCGACGTGCTGTATGAGAAGACCGACTACCCCCTGCCGGTGGACCTGCGCATCGGCGACAAGATCGACATCCTGGCGACCGGGGCCTACACCACCACCTATTCGGCGGTGAACTTCAACGGCTTCTCACCGCTGGCCTCCTACTACATCTGA
- a CDS encoding ATP-binding protein: MSHELRTPLNAIIGFAEVLENDLRLVPNQATNTGYAGDIVASGRHLLAIINDILDVSKMEAGKVELRERVCDLGALVAGCERIARARAMEKRIDLAIALAPGLPPLLADDVKVKQILLNLLSNAVKFTDSGGTVTLTVTINPEAQLVIAVTDTGIGIAAEDLPKVFVPFQQIDNVYARTTQGTGLGLSLSKGLAELHGGRLEIASTLGRGTTVSLILPSQRLLTGGMGDEARPNALPPGVLAAALGRAEKAGN; the protein is encoded by the coding sequence ATGAGCCATGAACTGCGCACGCCCCTGAACGCCATCATCGGCTTCGCCGAGGTGCTGGAGAACGACTTGCGCCTGGTGCCCAACCAAGCGACCAACACGGGCTACGCCGGCGATATCGTGGCCAGCGGCCGCCACCTGCTGGCCATCATCAACGACATCCTGGACGTCTCGAAGATGGAGGCGGGCAAGGTCGAACTGCGGGAACGGGTGTGCGACCTGGGCGCCCTGGTGGCGGGGTGCGAACGCATCGCCCGCGCCCGCGCCATGGAAAAGCGCATCGACCTGGCCATCGCCCTGGCGCCCGGCCTGCCGCCCCTGCTGGCCGACGATGTGAAGGTGAAGCAGATCCTGCTCAACCTGCTCTCCAACGCGGTGAAGTTCACCGACAGCGGCGGCACCGTTACCCTGACGGTCACCATCAATCCTGAGGCGCAACTGGTCATCGCCGTCACCGACACCGGCATCGGCATCGCGGCGGAGGATTTGCCCAAGGTCTTCGTGCCCTTCCAGCAGATCGACAACGTCTATGCCCGCACGACGCAAGGCACGGGCCTGGGCCTGTCCCTGTCCAAGGGGCTGGCGGAATTGCACGGCGGCCGGCTGGAGATCGCGTCCACCCTGGGGCGGGGAACCACCGTGTCGCTGATCCTGCCCAGCCAGCGCCTGCTGACCGGCGGCATGGGGGATGAGGCTCGCCCTAACGCCCTGCCGCCCGGCGTGCTGGCCGCTGCCTTGGGGCGCGCTGAAAAGGCGGGGAACTGA